One stretch of Acidimicrobiales bacterium DNA includes these proteins:
- a CDS encoding LLM class F420-dependent oxidoreductase has product MRLGLGVDVWAAPRVDLPLRRILLAEKLGFDSVWTAEIYGADAVTPLAFLAAHTRYLRLGSAVAQIPARPPTTAAMQFATLEALAPGRVVCGLGLSGPQVAEGWYGQPWGQPSARLRDYVAIVRQVFRREGPVVHDGTEIRLPYDGPGSTGSGRPLKPILHPNPDLPIFLATGGPANVRLTAEVADGWLPLGYTPGSAHLYAEDLAVGLARSGRTMADLEVQTGATVCLTNDVRSVLDAAKPGVAMRVGGYGTAEHNFHRDAMVRRGFGEAAERITELFVAGRRDEAAAAVPDDYVDDGALVGSEARIAERFEQWRSTDATGLTVRPGTDEEMVLLSRLAGCEPRPDVDVP; this is encoded by the coding sequence ATGCGACTGGGTTTGGGGGTCGACGTCTGGGCCGCGCCGCGTGTCGACCTGCCGCTACGTCGGATCCTGTTGGCTGAGAAACTCGGCTTCGACTCGGTGTGGACCGCCGAGATCTACGGCGCCGATGCGGTCACCCCGCTGGCCTTCCTGGCCGCCCATACCCGGTACCTCCGCCTCGGCTCAGCGGTCGCTCAGATTCCGGCGAGGCCACCCACCACTGCGGCTATGCAGTTCGCCACCCTCGAGGCACTGGCCCCCGGACGTGTGGTGTGTGGACTGGGACTGTCGGGCCCGCAGGTCGCTGAGGGCTGGTACGGCCAGCCGTGGGGTCAGCCGTCAGCACGGTTGCGGGACTACGTAGCCATCGTTCGACAGGTATTTCGCCGCGAGGGGCCGGTGGTCCACGACGGCACGGAAATCCGTCTGCCCTACGACGGCCCGGGCTCGACCGGGTCGGGCCGACCCTTGAAACCGATCCTCCATCCGAACCCCGATCTGCCGATCTTCCTGGCAACCGGTGGGCCGGCCAACGTGCGCCTCACCGCTGAGGTGGCCGACGGTTGGTTGCCGCTGGGCTACACCCCGGGGAGCGCCCACCTCTACGCCGAGGACCTGGCTGTCGGCCTGGCTCGAAGCGGCCGGACCATGGCCGACCTCGAGGTCCAGACAGGGGCCACGGTGTGCCTGACCAATGACGTGCGGTCCGTTCTGGACGCCGCCAAGCCAGGAGTGGCCATGCGGGTCGGTGGTTACGGGACCGCTGAACACAACTTCCATCGCGATGCCATGGTCCGACGGGGATTCGGCGAGGCGGCCGAGCGGATTACCGAGCTGTTCGTGGCCGGTCGGCGGGACGAAGCCGCGGCGGCCGTGCCCGACGACTACGTGGATGACGGGGCCTTGGTCGGATCCGAAGCCCGGATTGCCGAACGCTTCGAACAGTGGCGGTCGACCGATGCCACTGGTCTCACCGTGCGACCCGGTACCGATGAGGAGATGGTCCTGCTGTCTCGACTGGCTGGCTGCGAACCACGGCCCGACGTCGACGTTCCCTGA
- a CDS encoding protein phosphatase 2C domain-containing protein, which translates to MIGSATHVGRIRDVNQDDVASGDDVYVVADGMGGHRGGEVASTVATSAVVEGFTGPDRASLVRAVRLANRAVLERAAADPELSGMGTTLCALAVVDGPGGQGGPDALAVVNIGDSRVYRLDAGGLVRVSDDHSLVADLVRAGELTPDEAAVHPQRNILTRALGIEADPTIDSWELPPALGDRFLLCSDGLFNELDDARISELLGDGPAHEVAGRLVAEAVVEGGHDNVTALVVEVVDGPEVPPSGRPPIPAARPERITGPVRSRPKGDDPRATLRAAIGSVVAVVIATILVLSLFAGQGWFIGNDDGDVAVFRGRPSGILWFDPTFVEGGDLRISRLDDSTRAAVLETIPVGTLEEARRLIEGFRSHLSDQ; encoded by the coding sequence GTGATCGGTTCGGCCACCCATGTCGGTCGAATCCGTGACGTGAACCAGGACGACGTCGCTTCGGGCGACGACGTGTACGTGGTGGCCGACGGAATGGGTGGTCATCGAGGAGGCGAAGTGGCATCAACGGTGGCCACCTCAGCCGTGGTGGAGGGGTTCACAGGCCCCGACCGGGCCTCGCTGGTCCGTGCGGTGCGTCTGGCCAATCGAGCGGTCCTCGAGCGGGCCGCTGCCGATCCCGAACTGTCGGGTATGGGAACCACCCTGTGTGCGCTGGCCGTGGTTGACGGTCCAGGAGGACAGGGAGGGCCCGATGCACTGGCTGTGGTCAACATTGGTGACAGCCGCGTGTACCGCCTTGATGCCGGTGGGCTAGTACGGGTCAGCGACGACCACAGCCTGGTGGCTGACTTGGTGCGGGCCGGTGAGCTGACACCGGACGAGGCGGCCGTCCACCCACAACGCAACATTCTCACCAGGGCTCTGGGGATCGAAGCCGATCCCACCATCGACAGTTGGGAACTCCCGCCGGCCCTGGGAGACCGCTTCCTGTTGTGCAGTGACGGGTTGTTCAACGAGTTGGATGATGCCCGGATCAGCGAACTTCTGGGCGACGGCCCGGCCCACGAGGTAGCCGGTCGACTGGTGGCCGAAGCGGTCGTCGAGGGCGGGCACGACAACGTCACTGCGCTGGTCGTAGAGGTGGTCGACGGCCCGGAGGTCCCGCCCAGCGGGCGTCCGCCGATCCCTGCCGCCCGGCCCGAGCGGATCACCGGTCCTGTCCGATCCCGCCCGAAAGGCGATGACCCGCGGGCCACCCTGCGAGCCGCTATCGGCTCGGTGGTTGCCGTGGTGATCGCAACGATCCTGGTCCTGTCGTTGTTTGCTGGCCAGGGGTGGTTCATTGGGAACGACGATGGGGACGTGGCGGTGTTCCGGGGGCGTCCATCTGGGATCCTGTGGTTTGATCCAACCTTCGTGGAGGGCGGAGATCTACGGATATCTCGCCTCGATGACTCGACCCGGGCGGCCGTGCTGGAGACGATCCCGGTCGGAACTCTGGAGGAGGCCAGGCGTCTCATCGAGGGCTTCCGATCCCATCTGAGCGACCAATGA
- the pknB gene encoding Stk1 family PASTA domain-containing Ser/Thr kinase: MSAQGPTVFNGRYELHRQIARGGMADVYLARDLLLDRPVAVKVLFDEFSRDPDFVERFRREAQAAANLNHPNVVSVFDWGEEQGTYFIVMEYVDGRSLAEILRSDGPLPADRAAEVAADIAAALAFAHRNGLVHRDVKPGNVLVTPNGHVKVADFGIATALVGARNDLTQSGSVMGTATYFSPEQAQGRPVDPRSDLYSLGVVLYEMILGRPPFTGETPVAIAYRHVQDSPLSMRAAGAAVAESLEAITLKLLAKNPVNRYPTAEDLRSDLKRYRDGAHDLRAISQVAMVSPVSPIAPIPAPSGDFGAATGHRRDDGLRRTAMFTVVLVGLLVAFGYLVLEFVDTLGVGGDNEPAQVGIELVEVPTLIGQPLDEARTSLRDARLSVQMDYETNSDFPENTVFAQDPSGGTKVEPADTVRLWISRGTGPMMLLDVRGDQAVDAERDLEAMGLKVQTVGQEHPVVPAGEVIDQSPDPDVEIIPGARVILFVSTGPAVEEVPDLSNRPVLDAMNIVSRLGWRASTAEEKSRTVPEGQVVRTEPPARSELAPGGTVVIVVSSGLPLVPVPAVEGMREADAVAALTDVDLVANVRSEVLPAYSPNDGRVISQSPVPDGEVDLGTRVTIVIGRAEDPTS, encoded by the coding sequence GTGTCAGCACAGGGCCCCACCGTCTTCAATGGGCGGTACGAACTCCACCGGCAGATCGCCCGGGGAGGCATGGCCGACGTCTACCTCGCGCGCGATCTCCTCTTGGATCGACCAGTGGCGGTCAAGGTCCTGTTTGACGAATTTTCCCGAGATCCCGACTTCGTGGAGCGGTTTCGTCGGGAGGCTCAGGCCGCAGCCAATCTGAACCATCCCAACGTGGTGAGCGTCTTCGACTGGGGCGAAGAGCAGGGCACCTACTTCATCGTCATGGAGTACGTGGACGGCCGGAGTCTGGCGGAGATCCTCCGCTCCGACGGGCCCCTGCCTGCCGATCGGGCCGCCGAGGTTGCCGCCGACATTGCTGCCGCGCTGGCCTTTGCGCACCGCAACGGTCTGGTCCACCGGGACGTGAAGCCCGGAAACGTATTGGTCACCCCCAACGGCCACGTGAAGGTGGCCGACTTCGGAATAGCGACGGCGTTGGTAGGGGCCCGCAACGACCTCACCCAGTCGGGATCGGTCATGGGAACGGCCACCTACTTCTCGCCCGAGCAGGCGCAGGGACGACCAGTCGACCCGCGTAGCGACCTGTACTCCCTCGGCGTCGTGCTCTACGAGATGATTCTTGGGCGACCGCCGTTCACCGGCGAGACCCCGGTGGCCATTGCCTACCGGCATGTCCAGGACAGCCCGTTGTCGATGCGAGCCGCTGGTGCCGCCGTGGCCGAATCGTTGGAGGCCATCACCCTCAAGCTGCTGGCCAAGAACCCGGTCAACCGCTATCCCACTGCCGAGGACCTTCGGAGTGACCTCAAGCGTTACCGGGACGGCGCACACGACCTGCGAGCCATCTCGCAGGTCGCCATGGTGTCACCGGTTAGTCCAATCGCCCCGATCCCAGCGCCGTCCGGGGACTTTGGGGCGGCCACCGGCCACCGTCGCGATGATGGGCTGCGCCGTACGGCCATGTTCACCGTGGTGTTGGTTGGCCTGCTGGTGGCCTTCGGCTACTTGGTGTTGGAGTTCGTCGACACGCTCGGGGTGGGTGGCGACAATGAGCCGGCCCAGGTGGGGATCGAACTGGTCGAAGTACCCACGTTGATCGGTCAGCCGTTGGATGAGGCCCGGACCAGTCTGCGCGATGCTCGCCTCAGCGTTCAGATGGATTACGAGACCAACTCCGACTTTCCTGAAAACACCGTCTTTGCCCAGGATCCGTCGGGCGGCACCAAGGTCGAGCCCGCCGACACGGTCCGCCTGTGGATCAGTCGGGGGACCGGACCGATGATGCTGCTGGACGTCCGGGGCGATCAGGCTGTGGATGCCGAACGCGACCTGGAGGCTATGGGTCTCAAGGTTCAGACGGTGGGCCAGGAACATCCGGTGGTTCCAGCCGGCGAGGTGATCGACCAGTCACCTGATCCGGACGTAGAGATCATTCCGGGCGCGCGGGTCATTCTGTTCGTGTCGACTGGGCCGGCCGTCGAGGAGGTGCCCGACCTTTCGAACCGGCCTGTGCTCGATGCGATGAACATCGTGTCGCGTCTTGGTTGGCGGGCCAGCACGGCTGAGGAGAAGAGTCGCACGGTGCCCGAGGGCCAGGTGGTCCGCACCGAGCCACCGGCCCGAAGTGAGTTGGCGCCCGGTGGCACCGTGGTCATCGTCGTGTCTTCGGGTCTGCCTTTGGTGCCCGTCCCGGCGGTCGAAGGCATGCGGGAGGCCGACGCGGTCGCTGCGTTGACCGATGTTGATTTGGTGGCCAACGTCCGCAGCGAGGTTCTGCCGGCCTACAGCCCCAACGATGGGCGGGTCATCAGCCAGAGCCCGGTGCCGGATGGAGAGGTCGACCTGGGGACCCGAGTGACCATCGTGATCGGACGGGCCGAGGATCCGACCAGCTAG
- a CDS encoding aminodeoxychorismate/anthranilate synthase component II, protein MSPRVLVIDNYDSFVYNLVQYLGELGADPLVYRHDAITLADVEALAPDAVLISPGPGRPEDAGVSTAVIHWAAGRVPLLGVCLGHQAIGAAWGGSVVRAPKVMHGKTSMIQHEGAGIFAGLPAPLEATRYHSLIVDRDSIPDELEITATSEDGLVMGLRHREFDVEGVQFHPESVLTANGHDLLTNFLARVA, encoded by the coding sequence GTGAGCCCACGCGTCCTGGTCATCGACAACTACGACTCATTCGTCTACAACCTCGTCCAATACCTGGGCGAGCTCGGTGCCGATCCGCTCGTTTACCGCCACGACGCGATAACGCTGGCCGACGTGGAAGCCCTAGCTCCCGATGCTGTGCTGATCAGCCCCGGGCCGGGACGACCGGAGGACGCCGGCGTCTCCACAGCGGTAATCCACTGGGCGGCCGGACGAGTACCCCTGCTAGGGGTGTGCCTCGGCCATCAGGCCATCGGTGCCGCATGGGGTGGCTCGGTGGTGCGGGCGCCGAAAGTCATGCACGGCAAGACGTCGATGATCCAACACGAGGGCGCCGGAATCTTCGCCGGCCTACCCGCTCCGTTGGAAGCCACCCGCTACCACTCGCTCATCGTCGACCGGGACTCGATCCCCGACGAGTTGGAAATCACGGCGACCAGTGAAGACGGACTCGTCATGGGGCTACGACACCGCGAGTTCGACGTGGAGGGCGTGCAGTTCCATCCCGAGTCGGTCCTGACGGCCAACGGACACGATCTGCTAACTAACTTCCTGGCCCGGGTCGCCTGA
- a CDS encoding DoxX family protein produces MELTTDANLALLILRVVVGLTLAAHGWNKFTGGGKIPGTGRWFDSIGMRPGRLNAYLAASTELGAGVLMAVGLLHSLAAAGVIGVMTVAGWTSHRSNGFFIIKEGWEYVFVLSVAALVSATTGPGSWSVDDVLGIADDLDGMTGLWIALLLGVGGGVVQMLTFYRPSSVARGD; encoded by the coding sequence ATGGAACTGACCACTGACGCCAACCTGGCTCTGCTGATCCTTCGGGTGGTGGTGGGTCTGACGTTGGCCGCCCATGGCTGGAACAAGTTCACTGGCGGGGGGAAGATCCCGGGCACCGGACGGTGGTTCGACAGCATCGGGATGCGCCCCGGGAGGCTGAATGCCTATCTTGCGGCGTCGACAGAGCTGGGAGCCGGCGTGCTGATGGCCGTGGGCCTCCTCCATTCGTTGGCTGCCGCGGGCGTCATCGGCGTGATGACTGTCGCCGGTTGGACGTCGCATCGCAGCAACGGGTTCTTCATCATCAAGGAGGGCTGGGAGTACGTTTTCGTGCTCTCGGTGGCCGCTCTCGTGTCAGCTACCACTGGCCCCGGCTCCTGGTCGGTGGATGACGTCCTGGGCATCGCCGACGACCTCGACGGCATGACCGGGCTGTGGATTGCGCTGCTGCTCGGCGTGGGCGGTGGTGTCGTCCAGATGCTCACCTTCTACCGGCCATCCAGCGTGGCGCGGGGCGACTGA
- a CDS encoding phosphotransferase family protein, giving the protein MPDHLRGPLDEDLDLRALEEWLVDRLSDDGVGAVRLAAPVRPEGGYSGETLILPAVVEKDGREVEERFVVRREPPEAAIYPAQSPTTTVEVELQWRVLRGLEDHSEVPVAPSIGFEPDGKILGGPFFVSGFVAGDIPREDPAYVAEGFYAEATPERRRAMNEAAAQTIATVNRVDWMTAGLGHLVPEGCEPTNLRQLDLWEEFATGELRGRLHPTLAEGWRRLRAEVPPDAPPALCWGDCRLGNIFWDGARPACTTDFEGATIAPAEFDLGWFLSFDRWIHEACGNPRLDGEPSREELVGVYERALGRRAVGVRWHEVFGAARYCAVVLRVMNRLEERGLLPPGSDLYLGGGVTDALRMQLEER; this is encoded by the coding sequence GTGCCAGACCACCTCAGGGGCCCGCTGGACGAAGACCTGGACCTCCGGGCATTGGAGGAATGGCTGGTCGACCGCCTCTCTGACGACGGGGTCGGGGCCGTGCGATTGGCGGCACCGGTCCGACCCGAGGGCGGCTACTCGGGAGAGACGCTGATCCTGCCTGCCGTCGTCGAGAAGGATGGCCGGGAGGTTGAGGAGCGCTTCGTCGTGAGACGGGAGCCTCCGGAAGCGGCCATCTACCCGGCGCAGTCGCCGACCACCACCGTCGAGGTGGAGCTGCAGTGGCGGGTGCTGCGGGGACTGGAGGACCACTCCGAGGTGCCCGTGGCCCCGTCAATCGGCTTCGAGCCGGACGGGAAGATCCTGGGTGGACCGTTCTTCGTGTCCGGCTTCGTAGCCGGCGACATACCGCGGGAGGATCCGGCCTACGTGGCCGAGGGCTTCTATGCGGAGGCCACGCCTGAGCGCAGGCGGGCCATGAACGAGGCGGCGGCGCAAACCATCGCCACGGTGAACCGGGTGGACTGGATGACCGCCGGCCTCGGTCACCTGGTCCCGGAGGGGTGTGAGCCCACGAACCTTCGCCAACTGGACCTGTGGGAGGAGTTCGCCACGGGCGAGTTGCGAGGGCGCCTGCATCCGACCCTGGCCGAAGGTTGGCGGAGGCTCAGGGCCGAGGTTCCACCCGATGCTCCACCGGCTCTCTGCTGGGGTGACTGCAGGCTGGGGAACATCTTCTGGGATGGAGCCAGGCCGGCCTGCACGACCGACTTCGAGGGGGCGACCATCGCCCCGGCGGAGTTCGACCTGGGATGGTTCTTGAGCTTCGACCGGTGGATCCACGAGGCCTGCGGGAATCCCCGCCTGGACGGCGAGCCCTCCCGGGAGGAGCTGGTCGGGGTGTACGAGCGGGCGTTGGGACGCCGGGCTGTGGGTGTGCGCTGGCACGAGGTCTTCGGCGCGGCCCGCTACTGCGCCGTCGTCCTGCGGGTCATGAACCGCCTGGAGGAACGCGGCCTCCTGCCACCCGGGAGCGACCTCTACCTGGGCGGCGGGGTTACTGATGCCCTGCGGATGCAGTTGGAGGAACGCTGA
- a CDS encoding histone deacetylase family protein, whose translation MQVILSDDHRAHFPSAELFEGGLVRPFECPERWDHVVAALDAAGFEDRHDPEPVDLDGVVRVHDPAYVDFLRTFWEDWTASGHTGDAIPTMFPVRGLRHDRVPLEPDGRLGYFAFAAETAITAGTWRAASAAAAIAQTGQRLVAAGSPAAFGLCRPPGHHASSDQFGGYCFLNNAAIAAEGFLVDGADRVAVLDIDFHHGNGTQGIFWERADVLFTSLHGHPADAFPYFLGYEDETGAGLGEGCTANYPMRPGTGFAEWSTALDDACRRILAHRPDALVVSLGVDTFEGDPISFFRLATADYLEVGHRIRALGLPTLYVMEGGYAVAEIGANTVNVLTGHIG comes from the coding sequence ATGCAGGTCATCCTGAGCGACGATCACCGTGCCCATTTCCCGTCCGCGGAACTTTTCGAGGGTGGCCTGGTTCGGCCATTCGAGTGTCCGGAACGATGGGACCACGTGGTGGCCGCCCTGGATGCGGCCGGGTTCGAGGACCGTCATGATCCTGAGCCGGTCGACCTGGATGGGGTCGTTCGGGTCCACGATCCTGCCTACGTTGACTTCCTGCGGACGTTCTGGGAGGACTGGACGGCATCCGGGCATACGGGCGACGCCATCCCCACGATGTTTCCGGTGCGGGGACTCCGCCACGATCGGGTGCCCCTGGAGCCCGATGGTCGGCTGGGGTACTTCGCCTTCGCCGCTGAGACGGCGATCACCGCCGGGACGTGGAGGGCCGCATCGGCTGCTGCGGCAATTGCCCAGACCGGGCAGCGCCTTGTCGCCGCCGGGTCGCCGGCGGCCTTCGGACTGTGCAGGCCGCCGGGCCACCATGCGTCGTCCGACCAGTTCGGCGGCTACTGCTTCCTGAACAACGCGGCCATCGCCGCAGAGGGGTTCCTCGTCGACGGAGCCGATCGGGTGGCGGTACTGGACATCGACTTCCACCACGGCAACGGCACCCAGGGCATCTTCTGGGAGCGGGCCGACGTGCTTTTCACGTCGCTCCACGGGCACCCGGCCGACGCTTTCCCGTACTTCCTCGGTTATGAGGACGAGACGGGGGCCGGTCTCGGAGAGGGCTGCACCGCCAACTATCCGATGCGCCCCGGCACGGGCTTCGCCGAATGGTCGACGGCCCTAGACGATGCCTGCCGGCGGATCCTCGCCCACCGACCAGATGCCCTGGTGGTGTCGCTGGGCGTGGACACCTTCGAGGGCGATCCGATCAGCTTCTTCCGCCTAGCCACCGCTGACTACCTGGAGGTGGGCCACCGTATTCGCGCCCTGGGCCTGCCCACCCTGTATGTGATGGAAGGTGGCTACGCGGTGGCGGAGATCGGCGCCAACACCGTCAACGTCCTGACCGGACACATCGGCTGA
- a CDS encoding MmcQ/YjbR family DNA-binding protein, which produces MTTDRDAQDQALLTGLRTACLPLPGVEERINHGMPTFAVVRRTAFCNLHHHQEDDRPTLWFKAAAGVQAELVDQEPDRFFVPPYVGPRGWVGLRLDVDLDWDEVAAVVEDAWRLVATKRQLAERDNV; this is translated from the coding sequence ATGACCACGGATCGTGACGCTCAGGATCAGGCGTTGTTGACCGGGCTACGGACTGCCTGCCTCCCACTGCCCGGTGTCGAGGAGCGGATAAACCACGGCATGCCTACCTTCGCCGTGGTCAGGCGTACGGCCTTCTGCAACCTGCACCACCATCAGGAGGACGACCGTCCCACCCTGTGGTTCAAGGCGGCAGCCGGGGTACAGGCCGAGCTGGTCGACCAGGAACCGGACCGGTTCTTCGTCCCCCCCTACGTGGGCCCCCGGGGATGGGTCGGCCTGCGGCTCGACGTGGACCTCGACTGGGACGAGGTGGCCGCCGTGGTCGAGGATGCCTGGCGCCTCGTCGCCACCAAGCGCCAGCTGGCCGAACGGGACAACGTCTGA
- a CDS encoding DNA adenine methylase, translating to MIKYIGSKRRLVPVLGELFEASGATTALDLFTGTTRVAQEFKRLGGYVTAVDIARYSEVFAQCYIAADSRSVSNKELTEALDYLSHVPGSPGYFTDTFCVQSRFFQPFNGERVDAIRDVLEAEFRGSPLFPILLTSLIEAADRVDSTTGVQMAYVKKWARRSFNDLELRVPELLPGGGEVLRGDANELAKQIGPFDLAYLDPPYNQHRYFTNYHIWETLVAWDNPEHYGVACKRIDSRDPETKSAYNRKREMPAVLADAITSVKAEVVILSYNDESWIEKEDLIDLCSVHGEVVALAFDSKRYVGAQIGIFNPDGDKVGKVSHLRNLEYVVIAGEPATVRRMTEGFSKEPDNVQSPSGQGSLFNG from the coding sequence ATGATCAAATACATCGGGTCGAAGCGGCGCCTTGTTCCTGTCTTGGGCGAACTCTTCGAAGCATCGGGGGCCACCACGGCGCTGGACCTGTTCACCGGCACGACAAGGGTTGCCCAAGAGTTCAAGCGGCTGGGCGGGTATGTCACCGCTGTCGACATTGCTCGGTACTCGGAGGTTTTCGCGCAGTGCTACATCGCCGCTGATAGTCGTTCGGTTTCCAACAAGGAACTCACAGAGGCGTTGGATTATCTATCCCATGTGCCTGGTTCCCCCGGCTACTTCACTGACACGTTCTGTGTGCAGTCACGTTTCTTTCAGCCATTCAACGGTGAGCGCGTGGATGCGATCCGTGACGTTCTCGAAGCGGAGTTCCGAGGGTCGCCATTGTTTCCGATTCTCTTGACGAGCCTCATCGAAGCCGCCGATCGCGTTGACTCAACGACCGGCGTGCAGATGGCTTACGTGAAGAAATGGGCACGACGTTCCTTCAATGATCTTGAACTCCGGGTACCGGAACTCCTGCCGGGAGGCGGAGAAGTGCTCCGAGGTGACGCGAACGAACTAGCTAAACAGATCGGTCCATTCGATCTCGCTTATCTGGACCCGCCATACAACCAGCACCGCTATTTCACCAACTACCACATCTGGGAGACCCTCGTGGCCTGGGACAACCCAGAGCACTACGGCGTCGCGTGTAAACGGATCGATTCGCGTGACCCAGAAACGAAGAGTGCCTACAACCGCAAGCGCGAGATGCCCGCTGTGCTGGCCGATGCCATTACGTCAGTCAAGGCTGAAGTGGTCATCCTGTCTTACAACGACGAATCCTGGATCGAGAAAGAGGACCTGATCGACCTCTGCAGCGTTCACGGTGAGGTGGTTGCTCTGGCCTTTGATTCCAAACGGTACGTCGGCGCCCAGATCGGGATCTTCAACCCGGACGGTGACAAAGTCGGCAAGGTCTCACACCTCCGCAATCTCGAGTACGTGGTCATTGCGGGTGAGCCAGCGACCGTGCGACGGATGACCGAGGGGTTCTCCAAAGAACCCGACAACGTCCAATCTCCATCTGGCCAGGGTTCTCTGTTCAACGGCTAG
- the xseB gene encoding exodeoxyribonuclease VII small subunit, producing the protein MTTDGDLPGYAEALDELQQILGTLESDTADVDLLAERVQRADVLIRHCRSRLDDARLHVTRVIAALDPEAAEQQSDS; encoded by the coding sequence GTGACCACCGATGGGGACCTGCCCGGCTACGCCGAAGCCCTCGACGAACTCCAGCAAATCCTCGGGACCCTGGAGTCCGACACCGCCGACGTGGACCTGCTGGCCGAGCGGGTGCAGCGGGCCGACGTACTTATCCGCCACTGCCGTTCCCGTCTCGATGACGCCCGTCTCCACGTCACCCGGGTAATCGCCGCTCTCGACCCTGAAGCCGCTGAACAGCAGTCGGACAGCTGA
- the xseA gene encoding exodeoxyribonuclease VII large subunit, with amino-acid sequence MVEPSGELPVLSVEDLSHLLKDGLTTLFPEDLWVEGQISGFHDARSGHAYFDLVEPSDVPGRAVAAKLSVALFKGARPGVDQTLASAGGLALGNDLQLRIRARLDFYPPSGRLQLIMHGVDPTFTLGLLAAERDRLLHALADEGLLRANRANLIPVPPLRIGLVTSVGSAAHADFTDELVRSGLPFEVLEHDARVQGHGSAVDLAEALSVVATHQPDVIALIRGGGSATDLAAFDAEVLARTIAALDVAVVTGIGHEIDRSVADEAAHTALKTPTACAAALVEQVQAFSDAVNGLRMTIADRARAAVDRASDRLDEVAHRTNRSASAGLTRHADQIETATTRFVRSPGTFLDRQGGQLDGLAARVRALDPIRILARGWSITRRTDGSLVRTADDVSTGDTLVTTLAGGQVASTVDDNNPAS; translated from the coding sequence GTGGTCGAACCATCGGGTGAGCTCCCCGTGTTGTCCGTCGAGGACCTCTCCCACCTACTCAAGGACGGACTGACCACCCTGTTCCCCGAAGACCTGTGGGTCGAGGGCCAGATATCGGGCTTCCACGATGCCCGGAGTGGCCACGCCTACTTCGACCTGGTGGAGCCATCTGACGTACCGGGACGAGCGGTAGCCGCCAAGCTCAGCGTGGCCCTCTTCAAGGGAGCGCGCCCCGGCGTAGACCAGACGCTGGCCTCGGCCGGCGGGTTGGCCCTCGGCAACGACCTGCAACTCCGTATCCGGGCACGGCTCGACTTCTACCCGCCCAGCGGTCGCCTCCAACTGATCATGCACGGCGTCGACCCCACGTTCACTCTGGGACTGTTGGCCGCCGAACGCGACCGCCTGCTCCATGCTCTGGCCGACGAGGGGCTGCTACGGGCTAATCGGGCCAACCTCATACCGGTGCCACCCCTGCGAATTGGGCTGGTGACCAGCGTGGGTTCGGCAGCCCATGCCGACTTCACCGACGAGTTGGTCCGCAGCGGACTGCCCTTCGAAGTGCTCGAACACGACGCACGTGTCCAGGGCCACGGCTCGGCCGTCGATCTCGCCGAAGCTCTGTCTGTGGTTGCTACCCACCAGCCCGACGTGATCGCCCTGATCCGCGGTGGTGGTTCAGCCACTGACCTGGCGGCCTTCGACGCTGAGGTATTGGCCCGTACCATTGCCGCGCTCGACGTAGCCGTGGTAACCGGAATCGGACACGAGATCGACCGTTCGGTGGCCGACGAAGCGGCCCATACGGCGTTGAAAACGCCCACGGCATGTGCGGCCGCCCTCGTCGAACAGGTCCAGGCGTTCTCCGATGCCGTCAACGGACTGCGAATGACCATTGCCGACCGGGCCCGAGCTGCTGTCGACCGAGCCAGTGACCGTCTCGACGAGGTAGCCCACCGAACCAACCGGTCGGCATCGGCCGGACTGACCCGCCACGCCGACCAGATCGAGACGGCCACCACTCGTTTCGTCAGGAGTCCAGGAACCTTCCTGGACCGACAAGGCGGACAACTCGACGGCCTGGCCGCCCGGGTACGCGCTCTGGACCCCATCCGGATACTTGCCCGTGGCTGGTCGATCACCCGACGGACCGACGGCTCGCTGGTCCGCACGGCCGACGACGTGAGCACCGGCGACACCCTGGTCACGACGCTGGCCGGCGGTCAGGTGGCGAGTACCGTCGACGACAACAACCCGGCCAGCTAG